One window of the Colletotrichum destructivum chromosome 4, complete sequence genome contains the following:
- a CDS encoding Putative SANT/Myb domain, Homeobox-like domain superfamily protein, with protein MLMEGIEAIAESAQAAKAEAHSPTEGVEGPEMKQESPTAVADLGETPQFPLKRPRDPSPDDPDAESKRLKVDEEAPSLDLGFDMDAMIQGVMMDISNEMGKVDGLDAVTDVDMTAEALASVSQDSSHSAEPHAVVLSEPLALMRRITTSCLSNFAMQLLVIMSQHVYDDVYRQLQDKDTDIYKSYSTLKTLFCKTRSMYSTTDLILDPAVLDLTAPDNLTDIQVANLASFCCELFTFDGNHELASQQLLALRDHFFSIFLSGGESISHEISELFVAVKTQLVIESVTTADQSAPVDQLIAEAFFSDLEDKLRARHDGTELTPEERALVTTVEERKSGLIAYASGLPDTVLLKIGYPEEDLFRLLNAHLRQKLQSFSGLASRHGIDLPPIMTNGDLDTSMPPDLDDLGISSLLEATDGLVAQYLPSDPVESLPSEQPPVPTTETSLPPAEPTTTAAPESTPSAAPATNGTTNETQDTNDILALVAQSTQEYVRTTLNNLSPAPYQPTVPTPTGAAPVTQTTYLSHLQQTQQQSPYYGYPPPVEQPPPPASHDSNEKLPPSQSLPSAVLYDRARQAALSKTNNQQRREGTTSTRRPWTQEEEKALMTGLDMVQGPHWSQILSLFGAEGTLSNILKDRTQVQLKDKARNLKLFFLKTNSEMPYYLQAVTGELKTRAPTQAARKEAEERARMNSEEEQARVQGIMTLAGGLQHPQQSRPSVVPPTAPSTPLQSAAQMSHHMAAHATTPTHAAAPGPPGTPVAATPTHARVPHASSPYAATAAQLSQTPHHALSQAQSQPQTPTHSHIHQHHSHPGTPQPQQHQHQNQHQHQHQHQHQQPPQQPQPEHVQPQVSQAAEPAPQYSTDSSAPVYSQENEDLKEAALMQSLRELEAYSGGSASLS; from the exons ATGCTCATGGAGGGCATTGAAGCTATTGCAGAGTCGGCCCAGGCCGCAAAGGCCGAGGCGCACTCCCCGACAG AAGGCGTAGAAGGACCGGAGATGAAGCAGGAGTCGCCCACCGCCGTGGCCGACCTTGGCGAAACCCCCCAATTCCCACTGAAGCGACCCCGCGATCCGAGCCCGGACGACCCCGATGCCGAGTCCAAGAGATTaaaggtcgacgaggaggccccGTCActcgacctcggcttcgaTATGGACGCCATGATCCAGGGCGTCATGATGGACATCAGTAACGAAATgggcaaggtcgacggcctAGACGCCGTCACGGACGTGGACATGACGGCGGAGGCTTTGGCCTCCGTGTCGCAAGACTCCAGCCACTCCGCCGAGCCGCACGCCGTTGTTCTCTCGGAGCCGCTGGCCTTGATGAGGCGCATAACCACCTCATGTTTGTCAAACTTT gcTATGCAGCTTCTGGTCATCATGTCGCAACATGTTTACGACGACGTGTACCGCCAGTTGCAAGACAAGGACACGGACATTTACAAGTCCTACAGCACTCTCAAGACGCTGTTTTGCAAAACACGATCCATGTACTCGACGACCGACCTTATCCTAGaccccgccgtcctcgatctGACGGCCCCAGACAACCTGACCGATATTCAAGTCGCCAACCTCGCAAGTTTCTGCTGCGAACTCTTCACGTTTGACGGCAACCACGAGCTGGCCTCGCAGCAGCTTCTCGCGCTCAGAGATCACTTTTTCTCCATCTTTCTGTCCGGTGGCGAGAGCATCTCGCACGAGATCTCGGAGTTGTTTGTCGCAGTCAAGACACAGTTGGTCATCGAGTCTGTGACAACAGCAGACCAGTCAGCGCCGGTTGACCAGCTGATTGCcgaggccttcttctcggacCTCGAGGACAAGCTGCGCGCGAGACATGATGGGACTGAACTTACCCCGGAGGAGAGAGCACTAGTCACGACCGTGGAGGAGCGCAAATCGGGCCTGATTGCTTATGCCTCAGGCCTTCCAGATACCG TGCTGTTGAAGATTGGCTACCCGGAGGAAGATCTCTTTCGCCTGTTGAACGCGCACCTTCGACAAAAGCTGCAGTCCTTTTCTGGACTCGCGTCAAGGCACGGCATTGACCTGCCACCCATCATGACGAACGGGGACTTGGACACTTCGATGCCTCCCGATCTGGACGACCTGGGTATATCATCCCTATTGGAGGCCACGGATGGCCTGGTTGCGCAGTATCTTCCGAGCGATCCCGTCGAGAGCCTGCCCTCGGAACAGCCGCCAGTCCCGACCACCGAGACCAGCTTGCCCCCTGCAGAGCCCACCACGACCGCCGCCCCCGAATCGACACCCTCCGCCGCGCCAGCTACGAACGGGACCACGAACGAAACCCAAGACACAAACGACattctcgccctcgtcgcccagagCACGCAGGAATATGTACGCACTACTCTCAACAACctctcgccggcgccgtatCAACCGACCGTGCCCACGCCGACAGGGGCTGCTCCAGTCACACAGACGACATATCTGTCACACCTACAGCAGACTCAGCAACAGTCTCCATACTACGGATACCCTCCGCCAGTCGagcaaccgccgccgcctgcgtcACATGACAGCAACGAGAAGTTGCCGCCCAGCCAAAGTTTGCCCAGTGCCGTATTGTACGACCGAGCTCGCCAAGCGGCATTGAGCAAGACCAACAACCAACAGAGACGGGAGGGTACTACTTCAACAAGACGACCTTGGAcgcaagaggaagagaaggcgcTGATGACTGGGCTGGATATGGTGCAGGGACCGCATTGGAGCCAGATCTTGTCGCTATTTGGCGCCGAAGGCACGCTTTCCAACATACTCAAGGACCGGACCCAAGTGCAACTGAAAGACAAGGCGCGGAACCTGAAACTGTTCTTCCTGAAGACGAACTCGGAGATGCCTTATTACCTGCAGGCTGTGACTGGCGAACTCAAGACGCGAGCGCCGACGCAAGCAGCTCGTAAGGAAGCTGAAGAGCGAGCACGCATGAactcggaggaggagcaggctCGTGTGCAGGGAATCATGACTCTTGCCGGCGGTCTCCAACACCCGCAGCAGAGCCGCCCGAGTgtggtgccgccgacggcacccAGCACGCCGTTGCAGTCCGCTGCCCAGATGTCGCATCACATGGCGGCCCAcgccacgacgccgacgcaCGCTGCTGCGCCGGGACCGCCGGGGACACCGGTCGCGGCCACGCCTACCCACGCCCGGGTTCCGCATGCCTCTTCGCCGTACGCCGCAACGGCTGCTCAGCTATCCCAGACCCCACACCACGCCCTCTCACAAGCACAATCCCAGCCGCAGACGCCGACGCACTCTCACATCCACCAGCATCACTCACACCCGGGAACGCCACAACCGCAACAGCATCAGCACCAGAATCAGCATCAACAtcagcatcaacatcaacaccagcagcCACCCCAGCAACCCCAGCCCGAGCATGTACAGCCGCAGGTCTCTCAGGCTGCCGAGCCTGCGCCGCAGTACTCGACCGACTCGTCTGCGCCGGTGTACAGTCAAGAGAACGAAGATctgaaggaggcggcgcttATGCAGAGTTTGCGCGAGCTCGAGGCATACAGCGGCGGCAGTGCTAGCTTGTCATAG
- a CDS encoding Putative DASH complex subunit Dad1 protein, whose protein sequence is MSSHQRSFSRSQSQAGTREKTYFEQQREELLGEIAMSFEHVLANINKLNRSLEAVITVGNEFSSVEALWSQFENVMAKEPEQNKEGDGSGGEGEARNEERS, encoded by the exons ATGTCGTCACATCAGCGCTCGTTCTCCCGCTCCCAGTCCCAGGCCGGGACGAGGGAAAAGACCTACTTCGAGCAACAACGTGAagagctcctcggcgagatCGCCATG AGCTTCGAGCATgtcctcgccaacatcaacaagcTGAACCGGtcgctcgaggccgtcatcaCG GTCGGAAACGAATTCTCCTCCGTCGAGGCGCTGTGGTCGCAGTTCGAGAACGTCATGGCCAAGGAGCCCGAGCAGAacaaggagggcgacggcagcggcggcgaaggcgaggcgAGGAACGAGGAGAGATCATGA
- a CDS encoding Putative aldehyde dehydrogenase domain, aldehyde/histidinol dehydrogenase, translating into MGLSVELKTPVTGTYTQPTGLFINNEWVEGVDKQTFEVINPSTEEVITSVHEATEKDVDIAVAAARKAFEGDWRKVAPSQRGVLLNKLAELAEKNTDLLAAVESLDNGKSISMAKGDVAAVVGCLRYYGGWADKIEGKTIDVAHDMFHYTRSEPIGVCAQIIPWNFPLLMLSWKIAPALATGNTIVMKTAEQTPLSALVFANLVKEAGFPPGVFNLINGFGKVAGAALSAHMDVDKIAFTGSTLVGRQIMKAAASSNLKKVTLELGGKSPNIVFNDADIEQAISWVNFGIYYNHGQCCCAGTRIFVQEGIYDKFLAAFKKRAEQNKVGDPFHPETFQGPQVSQLQFDRIMGYIQAGKEEGATLETGGERHGDKGYFIQPTIFSNVRPDMKIMQEEIFGPVCAISKFKDEDEVIKLGNDTTYGLAAAVHTTNLNTAIRVSNAIKAGTVWVNCYNMLSYQVPFGGFKESGIGRELGEAALANYTQNKSVAIRLGGALY; encoded by the exons ATGGGTTTGTCCGTTGAGCTCAAGACCCCGGTGACGGGCACCTACACCCAGCCTACCGGACT CTTCATCAACAACGAGTGGGTCGAGGGAGTTGACAAGCAAACCTTCGAGGTCATCAACCCCTCCACTGAGGAGGTCATCACCTCCGTTCACGAGGCTACCGAGAAGGATgtcgacatcgccgtcgccgccgcccgcaaGGCCTTCGAGGGTGACTGGAGGAAGGTCGCCCCCAGCCAGCGTGGCGTCCTCCTGAACAAGCTCGCCgaactggccgagaagaacaCCGACCTTCTCGCCGCTGTCGAGTCCCTCGACAATGGAAAGTCCATCTccatggccaagggcgacgttgccgccgttgtcggctGCCTGAGATACTACGGCGGCTGGGCCGACAAGATCGAGGGCAAGACCATCGACGTCGCCCACGACATGTTCCACTACACCCGCTCCGAGCCT ATTGGTGTCTGCGCCCAGATCATCCCCTGGAACTTCCCCCTCCTGATGCTTTCCTGGAAGATCGCCCCGGCCTTGGCCACCGGTAACACCATTGTCATGAAGACCGCCGAGCAGACCCCGCTGtccgccctcgtcttcgccaacctcgtcaaggaggccggctTCCCCCCCGGTGTCTTCAACCTCATCAACGGCTTCGGCaaggtcgccggcgccgccctctccgCCCACATGGACGTCGACAAGATCGCCTTCACCGGCTCCACCCTCGTCGGTCGCCAGATcatgaaggccgccgccagctccaACCTCAAGAAGGTcaccctcgagctcggcggtAAGTCCCCCAACATCGTCTtcaacgacgccgacatTGAGCAGGCCATCTCGTGGGTCAACTTCGGTATCTACTACAACCACGGCCAGTGCTGCTGCGCCGGCACCCGCATCTTCGTCCAGGAAGGCATCTACGACAagttcctcgccgccttcaagaAGCGCGCCGAGCAGAACAAGGTCGGCGACCCCTTCCACCCCGAGACCTTCCAGGGTCCCCAGGTCAGCCAGCTGCAGTTCGACCGCATCATGGGCTACAtccaggccggcaaggaggagggcgccaCCCTCGAGACGGGCGGCGAGAGGCACGGCGACAAGGGCTACTTCATCCAGCCCACCATCTTCAGCAACGTCCGCCCCGACATGAAGATCATGCAGGAGGAGATCTTCGGCCCCGTCTGCGCCATCTCCAAGttcaaggacgaggacgaggttaTCAAGCTCGGAAACGACACCACctacggcctcgccgccgctgtccACACCACCAACCTTAACACCGCCATCCGCGTGAGCAacgccatcaaggccggTACCGTCTGGGTCAACT GCTACAACATGCTCTCGTACCAGGTTCCCTTTGGTGGTTTCAAGGAGTCCGGAATCGGCAgagagctcggcgaggccgccctcgcaAACTACACCCAGAACAAGTCGGTTGCGATCCGTCTGGGTGGTGCTCTGTATTAA